GTTGGCCAATCTTATCAGTGGTTGCCATTTTTGGGAGGATTTGGCGGAGGAGGAACTGGAGAGCTGAGCTACTTTGCGGGGTCTATAGGCCAAGGTGATATTCTATGTGCCAAGCGTTTGATCGGAAAAGGAACGCAGCTTCCGGTTCAGGTTCCATTTGCTACTTCTGTGAGTGATAAAAAGACTGTGACTTGTGAAAAATTGTTTACCTACTGATATGTGATATTTTTTGCAGATCCCAATTCGAGCCTATTCGGCCGAAGCTCAGCAGTACAATCGGAATGGATTCAGTATAATCGTGGAGTCAGGTGCAATCAATTCCAATACCATAACGCTTAGCTTCAATGGACCGCGAAGTCTTCCATATTACATTATAGTGGATTTCTACTGTACTCCTAACTAGTTCatataaaatcttgaaaaaatcttctctagtggtttgtttgatttgtcttGAAATTTCAATCCTATCAATAATGAGAAATGGGTTAATCATTACAAAAAAGTGGTGTCTAAAAGTAAAAAAGggttaatcaaaataaattcaactgaGAATATCTTCCGCCttcctttcaaaattttgacaattttgaaaatgttaatttgaatttttgaaaattttgacaattttaacaattattatcacaAAAACCTGctgcataaaataaaaaaatttctgaagtcCATAATATTTCACTtgggaaatttaaatttttaaagctcGACaagatcattaaatttttaatcaaacgaatgattttttatttcaaaagttgtTTAAAGATAAAGCAACCGTCTTGTGATTTTTCCTGGCAGAGGGAACGCGCATGATGAAACGCATCTTTAATTCAATTATCTAGAAGTGGCCACCAGCCTAGCCCAAGTAGACAAACCTTTTCATGAAGATGGTTGTAAGCAAATTGCATTCCTACAGCTGCCTAGTGTGCATGGGGCGTTCTGCTAATGGAacgctaaaaaaaataatcataaagggGCGGTCGATTGGTAATTCGATTATCAGGGGACTTACGGTCAGCATTTTGCTGCAACACATTGTTGGTCTCTTTTGGTAGACACTTATAAATAGTTTGaggatatttattttgaatttttttcgagatCGTATTCGAATACAAAttctcataatttttaaaaagagattttagttttttatttgatttacgaaataatttgaataaacctCGGCAAAGTCCTAGAAGTTTAGAAAAATATCTGAGCATCTCGGTCAGATTTGACTTACGGTAccattcataattgtatagaaattggaagcacgcacacTGTCTCTTCGTCTTTGAACTTCTACAACTTTTTACTATGATCAtatttcttaatcaaattttatgtgTTAGATAGaccaactatcacactattttatcacaaaatttgagctttctggagtttgtgtggcctgagatacagtaattctacgaaaataggactttttggacttttttttattcaaactacaATTTCTCAGagactacgctacattttttattgaaattttgcagagtgattgttgtaATATTaagttagcatgtctgaagttttcgaaaagttctatcgatgggatcaaaagttacgcgagttccaatatttcaggcataaaGCTAAAAATGCGATTTATATAGAATATCCGTAAATGCCATAAGgtgtaaaaacagaaaaacccGTTTTTTTTGTTAGAGCTGAATGTTACAGCTTTTTTTCactgcaatttaaaaattctttaattacTGCATACAATCAGggataaaaatgaattaaaaaaattaatactatagctTTCCAAAAATAGGGTATGCATTATTATTCATCCCATAAAGATCACTCTGTGGAACGGGATTGGTCAAAACAAAACACCCTTCTTAAGCTTTTCGTatttaagatgaaattttcttaCGCTCTTTAActataataataacaaaaaataatataaatagaGCTCTTCCGTGTTATGTTCTTGTGTTGTTCTTTGGGAAAAGAACAACAAGAAAAAGC
This sequence is a window from Uranotaenia lowii strain MFRU-FL chromosome 3, ASM2978415v1, whole genome shotgun sequence. Protein-coding genes within it:
- the LOC129750769 gene encoding uncharacterized protein LOC129750769; protein product: MKSRISHQDQLCWTLLILLMAVGQSYQWLPFLGGFGGGGTGELSYFAGSIGQGDILCAKRLIGKGTQLPVQVPFATSIPIRAYSAEAQQYNRNGFSIIVESGAINSNTITLSFNGPRSLPYYIIVDFYCTPN